Within the Indicator indicator isolate 239-I01 chromosome 26, UM_Iind_1.1, whole genome shotgun sequence genome, the region CCCGGTGCGGATGCCCGGTGCGGATGCCCGATCCTGATGCGTGCCCTCGGTGCGGGTGCCCGTTGCGCGTGCCCGCGCGGCCGTGCGCGCCACAACCGGTGGCCGTAGCTGCCTGGCGCTGGCGGAGCGCTGCCGCCGCCCGGTCCCGCTCCCGCTCCCGCGGCTGCCGCCGTCGCTGCTCCCGGTGCGGCTGCGGGTCCCGCTGCGGCTGCGGCTGCCGGAGGTAACGGCGCGGGGCGCGGGCGACGCTGGGCGGCGGCGGCCATGGCGGGGCGGGGGGACCGGCTCTGGGGGGTGGGCGGCGGCGGGACCGTGCACCGGGGACTTCCGTGCGCCGGGGGTTAAGCATGGACGGGGTTGGGGGGATATGGACCCTGGGGCTAGGGACTGCCGTGCACCGGGAGAGGGGGAATCGCGCACTGGCGGGGACTGTGCACCGGGAGGAGGGGACTATGCACCGGGGCATCCGTGCACTGGGGGCTGCCGTGCACCGGGAGGGGACACACCGTGCATCCggggaggctgggaaagacTGTGCACCGTGGAGGGACCGTGTTACCGAGGGCCTGGGGGCTGCCGTGCACCGGAGGGGGCACGACGAAAACGGCCGTGCACCGTGGGGCTGGGGGCGCCACGCAGTGTGGGGGGGAACCGTGCACTGAAGGGGCAGGGGCAGATCGTGCACCGGGGGCCAGGCCTggcctttcccccttccccgaGCAGCCGGGCCTCGGGCTAAGGTGTGTGGGGGGGCTGACACCGGGGCTCATCCTCACTGCCCGGTTCTGAGTCCGGGGGGGCTTCCCGGGGTTGGGGAGCCGGCGCTGCTCGGGGTCACGGCTGGCGCACACGCGTGTGGCGGGGTAAGGCTGCGTGTTGCACCCACCCGTGGCGGTGCATGTGGTGTGTGTGCGTCCGTGCGgcccggggaggggggggggaggatggtggcgtggtgttgctgttgctgtgggTCCcggtgtctgtctgtctgtccgtCTGTCTGTCCCTGTCGGTCCCCCTGCCTGTGTCTGCGCGCGTGTGCCAGCGCGCGTGCCCATGCGTGGCTCCGTGTccgtgtgtctgtgtgtgcctgGCCGTGACCGTGCGCCTGACTAGCTGGCTGtcaacaaaccccccccccccccgccctgctcctctcccacccccccaacaaCCACCCACCCGTGGGGCTGAAGGGTGCTGTGGGTGGCTGAGAGGTTGGTGGAAGGAGCCGGGGGATGCAGTGAGTGGCCTGTGCTCGCCCCTAGCCCGATGCCTGCAGTGCAGATCATAAATCAGtggtggctggagcaggctcGGGGGGCTGTGGGCTCCCTGGCACCCAAATTACCTGGGTAGGGAGCTATGGAGATCCCTGGGTTTGTAGGACCCCCGCCAGCCCCTCAGGGCCATGAGGAGGgtctcctgtcccctcctgtcccccttGTCCCTGCTGTCACGTTGAAGGCCGGCAGCTGgccagggctggcaggcagcCCACACTGCCAGGGCTGCGGGCACAGCGGCCTCGCTGGCTTTGGGGGGGTGATGGGATCTGTCCCCCAGCTGCCACCCATGCAGTGGTACTCAGGGTGACAGATGCCATGGCTCTGTTTTGCAGGTGACACCCCACTCATTTGCCATCCGTGATGTGCTGGGTGGTGGGGACAGCTGTGGAGCCACCAAAGACATAGGTGGTGGGACACAAGGAGGAGGAAACAGAGGGGGGTGTCTTGGGGACAGCATCTTGGTGTGTGTCCCCACCATCATCTGCAGCCACCAGCCACTCTTGAGCCAGCACCACCCGAAAGGGTCCTGGTGGCTTTTTGGAGTgtgagccctgccagcattgcaaggaggaggaggaagggctgaagaAGACGTGCCAGGTGATGGAtggccccagcccagcacagcgGCTTCGAGAGAGCGGAACCAGGTGGCTTGGGGACCTTGGGGACCTGGCTGGCAGCaccctcctctgcagagccccacAGCATTTGCTCCGCTGAGCaccagagcctgcaggcagcgGGAGCCAGGAGCAGGATTTGGAGGGGCTCCGGGTGACCCCCACGTCCCCGTGCCGGGGCACGGCTCAGGGCCAAGCCGCCATCCCCCTGACATGGCACGGCAGGGCACGGGGGCCATGCTGGCCTCTAGTGGCCTGGGCTTCCCTCCGCAGAACCTGGCCCGTGTGGTGGTGTGGGAGTGGCTGAACGAGCACGGGCGCTGGCGGCCCTACTCGGCTGCTGTCTGCCACCACATCGAGAATGTGCTGAAGGAGGATGCCCGTGGCAGTGTGGTGCTGGGCCAGGTCGACGTCCAGCTGGCACCCTACGTCATCGACCTGCAGTCCATGCACCAGTTCCGGCAGGACACAGGTAAGAggatggtgctgagcctgcagcatcCACccaccttccttccttccatccatccatccatccatccatccattgttccatccatccatccatccatccattgttccatccatccattcatccatccatccatccatccatccatccatccatccatccatccatccatccatccatccatccatccatccatccatcctcccACCCATCTGCCTGTCCATCTGTCTCTCCATCCCATTGCACACCCCCTCctctctgtccatctgtctcactcattccttctctcctttccttgctgtcctgggctctgctcccccagcaAGACCCCTCCTGGCcttgcctttccctctccccactGTCCCTTGGCACCAGGGACCCCTGCCCCAGTGGGACATGTCTCAGAttctctccatctcctcccacCCACCATGAGGTGCTTTGTCCCACTGGCCACCCATTTGCTCTACAAATCTCTTCCATTCAGGCTCCCCATAGAACTGGGGAGGCCCCAGTTTGGGCACTGGGAGCCATGGTGGGCACCGGGCTGGTTGCAGCCATGCAGCCgatggtgctgtgctgcagcatgcaTTCAGGCCACGTGTCCTCAGGGGAAATCAAAGCCAGtcccagtgccagcactgagcccagACCCCATTAAATATGTCCCCATCTTGGTGTGACCCATTAAATGGGCACGTGCCAGCTGGGCTACAAGGGACCTGTTCATTCCTGGCTgttcctccccacccctgggAAGCTGAGGGCAGGATCTGACTGCCAGGCCAGGCAAAGGCACAGTGTGTCACCTACACACGGGTGACACTCCTAGACTTGCCTGAGGGGACACAGGGGCCACCCCTATGTCCATGCCACCTTGTCCAGCCTCTGATGCCATCATTCCTGGTCACCAGACATGGTGAATGACCCTGTGTGTGGATATGGCTCTTATGATGGGCTGGGGACTGTGCCAGGGACCTGCCACCCTGCTTCTGTCATCAAGCCTGGCTCTGGATCATTCTCCTGCCAGTCACGGGCTTGGCAAGGGGCAACTTGGCACCTGCAGCCCTGAGTCAGCGtggctgaggctgctgccaTGGCCCAATGGATCGTGccagtggctgtggctgtgctgactCAGGGCTGTGGGTGCCACCAGGACACCCTGGCTGTCCCCATGCCAGGTCCTGTCAGTTTCAGCCAGGACCCATCATCTGCCAGCAGTACCTGGCATCACAGCCCATGGTCGCCAGGCTGGGTGCTCCTCATGGTGGGGCCATGGCTGGGTTTGGGGGGTGACACAtctctgccaggagcagggtACTGCAGGACTTGGGGACACAAAGGTCCCTCATGCTGAGGGTGCTCCCCAAggcacagcaggctgagggcttggtctgtgccatggctggggagggacaaaCTCAAGGTAAAATAGAGACAGTGTGAAATGAGGTGACCCCATTCTAAGCCACATGTGTCCCCTCCCTGTGGCCCTGGGGACAGGGGTGGTTGGGCAGCTGATGGCACTCAGGGACATAGAACTACGTGTGGTAGGGTGACCTCTCCTCGTCCTCTTCTGCTGTGTGGTCACAGGATGTGGGATGCAGTTGCAAGGACCAGGAGGATGCAGGACGTGGATGTGAGTGGGATGCAGGATGTGGGACACTGTTGTGAGTGGACCACAGGGCATGGGATGCAGCTGCATGGACTGGTGGGATGTGGGATGCAGatggaaggagcagcaggatgCGGGATGTAGATGAGAGTTGGCAGGGGGATGTGGGTTGCAGTGGCAAGGATAAGTGGGTGTGGAACATGGATGTGAGCAGATTGCAGGGTATGGGCCATGAGTGCAAGTGGGCAGTGGGATGAgtgatgtggctgtgagcaggcagcagcaggatgttTGATGCAGGTGCAAGGAGCAGTGGCTGGGGGACATGAGCAGGATACTGGATGTGGGATATGACTGCGAGTGGGAATCAGGATGGAGGATACAAGGACCAGTGGGATGCAGGATACAGTTGTAAGGACCGAGGGGGGAGTGCAGGATAGAGATGGGAGTGGGATGCAGGATGTGGACATGAGTGGGCAAGAGGATGCAGAATCTGGCTGAGAGTGGGAATCAGGATGGATGCGGGATGCACTTGCAAGGAGCAGTGGGCTGCAGGATATGGATGCAAACAGGATGCAGGCCGTGGGCTGCAGGATGCAGATGCAAGGAGCAGTGGGATGTGATTCCAAAGGGTGGTGGAATGTGGGACATGGATGTGAGTGGTCTGCAAGATGGAAGTGGTCTGCTCCTGAAtgggcaggaggatggaggaCACAGATGGAAGGAGGCAGGTATGGATATGAACCCAAGTGGGATGCAGGGCAGGGGTGCAAGAAGGATGTGGCCAGGTGAGGGGTGGGATGtggatgtgagccagcagtgggcagtgggtgccagagcaggacaagcAGCCTCCCTGCCAACCACGGGgcagagctggctcagcacaacccagcagctggggccaggctctgctgcccaaCGCAGCTGATGATTAATGACCATTATTAGCATCGTTAATTGGGCTGGGCAAGCGGTGCTGCCGAGGGGATAGAGAGGCACCATGCTGTGGGGgcacttccagggctggaggaaggggctgtggagcctcccccccccctcccagagctTCAGACATGGCTGTGGCATCCTGCTGGCTTGCAAAACAAGCAGTGAGGGGCCAGGATCTGTCTGTGCATGTGGGACAAAGCATGGCTCCTGTGactgccagctccagccagagccacagcagctggcaggaaaCCCTTGGTGACCGGGAAATGCTCCTGATGAcccaggaagagagagggaaccCCAGCCAGGGGGGGTGGAGGTGGGCCTGGATTAGagggatggaaaaaaagatgatgGAGGTTGAGCATCATCGCCCTTCCTGTGGTGGCTGAGGCTGTGATCCCAACATCCCGGCTGGCAGCCAAGCCGAAACCGCTGACACCACTGAGGGAGGGTTGTTGAGCCACCCCCGGGGAGGCTCAGCCCTGCAGACACCGATCGATCCCACACACGCTGTCCAGGGCTGCCTCTTGCTCTCATCACCCTTCTGGCACCCTGCAGTGTTCTCAGGAGAATGAGAGGGGGTGCCTGCACCCCCCAGTGCCTCTGTCCTCATCCctgtggggtgctgggtgggcactggacacacacacacgtgtatGAGGTTTGGGtctatccaccagcaccccagggtGCTCTGTGAAAGGCAAGGACTAGCTGCTTGCAACCCACAGTGcctctgtccccatccctgtggggtgctgggtgggCACTGGACACACATGTATGAGGTGTGGGTGCTCTGTGAAGGATGAAAGCAGGTGTTTGCACCCCACAGTGCCTCTGAGCCCCCATCCCTGTGGGGTGCTGCTTGGGCACTGGACACGCACACATATGTATGAGGTGTGGGTCCATCCACCAGCCCCCCCAGGGTGCTCTGTGAGAGGCAAGGACTAGCTGCTTGCACCCCACAGTGCCACTGTCCCCGTCCCTGTGGGGTGGGAACTGGGctctcacacacacatgtatgagGTGTGGGTCCCTCCACTATCACCTCAGGGTGCTCTGTGAAGGATGAGAGCAGGTGATTGAACCCCACAGTTCcactgtccccatccctgtggggtgctgggctgggcactaGACATGAACACCTGCAGCACCTTCTGCCAGCACCCCAGAGTGTTGGAGCTCTGCTCagacacaccccccccccccccttccatgTCTCCGCAGGGACCATGCGCCCCGTGCGGAGGAACTTCTACGACCCCTCCTCAGCCCCGGGGAAGGGCATCGTGTGGGAATGGGAGAACGACAACAACTCATGGACGCCCTACGACATGGACATCTGCATCACCATCCAGAACGCCTACGAGAAGCAGCACCCCTGGCTGGACCTCTCCTCCCTGGGCTTCTGCTACCTCATCTACTTCAGCAGCATGTCCCAAATGAACCGGCAGACCCAGCGCAAGCGGCGGCTGCGGCGCCGCATGGACCTGGCCTACCCCCTCACCATGGGCTCCATCCCCAAGTCCCAGTCGTGGCCAGTGGGCACCAGCACGGGGacgccctgctcctgcccccagtgcctgctggtCAACAGCACCCGCGCCGCCTCCAACGCCATCCTGGCGTCCCAGCGCCGCAAGCTCTACCCGGGAGCCGTCCGCCAGAGCAGCACCTTCGCCGGGGGTGCCTTATGGCCGGCGGGGACGGGGACGGTGGCGGCGGCGGGTGGCACGGCCAAGGGTGAGGGGCTGCGGGTGCCCGGCGGGGCCTTCACCCCCGGCCAGAGCGTGCCTACGGGGGCACCGCTGCCCGGGCTCAACAACCtcaaccagcctggcacccaGCGGGGGGCTGGACTCGGCGCCCGTGCCACCGTCCCCCCGGGGTAAGGAGGCTGGGGAAAAGGGATGGTGGTGGCATCACCGAGGCTGTGGGGATGCCAGGAGAGTTGGGCACAGGAGtggggaaagggaagatgaaGGTGCCTTGTTCCTTGCTGCCAGCTCACACAAGGAGCCCTGGCGCTTCTGGCATTGTGTCAcctccagccctgagctgcccaCCCTGGGGACTTGGGGGCCAAAGGGGCAatcccagcagctggctgatCTTGCCTCGGGTGATCTGCTGGGTCCCTGCCTCTGTGGTGATTTGTGCAGTTGAGTTGTGCCATTCTGTGCCACACCATGCCATGCCGGCTGCAGGAGACAGAGTGCTTGGTGCCAGGGGACTTGTGTCCCTGCACAGAGTGTATGACACCATCTCATGGCCTGGTGCCACCAGGCAGGTCTCTTGGGAGGACATGGGGACCACAGCCTCAGTGTGCCCTGCATGGATGGGAATAACTGAGGGGATGCAGGTTGGTTAGCTGACCCCCAGTGGGGTGTCCCAGGGAGTGTCCCTGTCCTGGCACCCCATCCCTCGTGGCCACACCACTTGGTGGGTCAGCCTGATGtcccctcagggctctcagcatcAGGCTGTCATCACAGCCCCAAGCCCAATGTGATGAGCAGACTGTGACAGTCCTGGTCCCACTCACTCAGCTCAGAATTGACCTGGATCTGGCCCTGGGATATTTGGTCAGAGCCACCCTGGCAATGAATGAGCCATCCCTGGGGacagccagcaccagctccctgccatagagcaggacccagccctgggTTGAGGGCATGGGGACAGGCAGGCCCCCTGAGCCCTAGCAGATTCCTGTGTTTCCTTCACCTGCTGACATGCTGCTGTCACTTCggtgtgctgggcactgggccAAGCACTCCCTGCCCCCATCACTGTCCCTTGCCCAGCCTCATCCCACACATCCTCATGGACAGGTAGGAGGGTCCCCAGGAGAACCTGGGAGGTTGGGCTGGGACCTCCTCTTCTGTTCCGGCCTTGGTTGTGTGTATGGGGAGCTTATGGAACTGGCATGAGATGgcccagctggggcagggaaCTGGCAGGAGAATTTGGGATGAGGGCATGAGTGGGCAGCAGGGGTGAGTGGTTCCCTGTGGGCTactggagtgaggtgaggaCAGGAGAGTGCTTGGACactggagggctgctctgctctgcttttgtgcTCCTCCTCTGTTCCATTGTGTGCCTCATACCTACCATCCATCCATGCACCCATCCAatgtccacccatccatccatccatccatccatccatccatccatccatccatccatccacccacccaatatccttccatccctccctccctcctccctctcttccctccatccatccctccctccctctctcattccctccctccttctctccctccttctctccccccaTCCATCCACTTGCCCAGCCAcatgtctgtctgtccatcgCTCCCTCTGTGCCACAGGTGCACACAGGAGGTGCCCTGGGTCAGGGCGTGAGCAGCAGTGCCATCGTCCTTGGGATTTTggtgctggcagccctgggatgactgagggtccccttggggcaCAGAAGCCATGACCAGGGTGATGGTTTGGGTGTTGAGGTGCAGGAATGGTCCCCAAGTGGCAAGCAGGACATGGGGCGTCACCATTGTGACATCCTGATGAGGCACCCCCCCGGgtgaaggaaaggctgacatCCCCAGCGCCATTGGGGTCCTAAGTGCCTTCTTATGGCACTGCATGACAACCCTTGAGACAGAACAGCAGTCCCCCAGGACTGGCAGGGGGACACTCTGCCCTGTGTCCTACTGGGGGCATGTGATATGGTGGGGGTGGACAGTGCCAACCCTGCCAGCCTAGCTGAGCCCCATCCCCTCCCATCTCCTCACAGGGTGCCagccctcccagtgaagaatcTGAACGGCACCGgccctgtccatcctgcccTCGCAGGTAAGGgggagcctgccagcagctgggtgtCACTGTGAGGTGACATCACAGGGCTAGAGGGCAGGAGGAGCGGGGCACTGGGCTGGGGCACAGCCAGGTGGTGGGAAGGATGCATGGAGGTTGGGTGGaagaatggatggatggatagatggtgAAGAACCTGAATGGCCTTGTCCCTGTCCATCCCACCCTCACATGTGACACCAGCCAGCATGACCCTGTGGGGCTGGAGGGCCTGGGGGTGAAGGGCCTGGCCAGGTGGTGGGAAAGATGGATACATGGATGGATgggtgaatggatggatggatggatgggtggatgggtggatggatggatggatggacattGTGTGAATACATGGATgaatggagggagggagggatgggtgGATGCATGGACactgggtggatggatggatggatggatggacagacaTTTGGGAGATAGATGGAGGGATGGGTGGATGAATGAACATtaggtgggtggatggatggagggacaTTGGGTGGGTAGATGGATGGACattgggtggatggatggactTTGGgtaggtggatggatggataggtggatggatggacacTGGGTGGATGGATAGATAAATGGGTGGACATTggggggatggatggatggatggatggatggatggatggatggatgggtagacattgggtgggtgggtggatggatgagTGAATGGGTGGGTGGACAGATGGACATTAGGTGAATGGATGgttagatggatggatgggtggatggacagacagacacattGTGGATGGATTGGTGGCTggagggctggctggctggctggccagACAGCAGCTCTCCCCTTGTGCAGGGATGACGGGCATCCTGatgtgtgctgctgggctgcccgTCTGCCTGACCCGTGCCCCCAAGCCCATCCTGCACCCGCCGCCTGTCAGCAAGAGCGACATCAAACCTGTGCCCGGAGTCAACGGCATCTGcaggaaaaccaaaaagaagCACCTCAAAAAGAGTAAGGAGCTGCCAGTGTCCCTGTGCTCTCttggccctgccagcccctgccaggaggggaaactgaggcacaggcactgctgctgcccacaggggTGGCACCCCCAAGGGTCTGGCTGAAGGTTTTGGGCTCTAATGGCATCTCCCCCGC harbors:
- the LOC128975622 gene encoding E3 ubiquitin-protein ligase DTX1-like, with translation MARQGTGAMLASSGLGFPPQNLARVVVWEWLNEHGRWRPYSAAVCHHIENVLKEDARGSVVLGQVDVQLAPYVIDLQSMHQFRQDTGTMRPVRRNFYDPSSAPGKGIVWEWENDNNSWTPYDMDICITIQNAYEKQHPWLDLSSLGFCYLIYFSSMSQMNRQTQRKRRLRRRMDLAYPLTMGSIPKSQSWPVGTSTGTPCSCPQCLLVNSTRAASNAILASQRRKLYPGAVRQSSTFAGGALWPAGTGTVAAAGGTAKGEGLRVPGGAFTPGQSVPTGAPLPGLNNLNQPGTQRGAGLGARATVPPGVPALPVKNLNGTGPVHPALAGMTGILMCAAGLPVCLTRAPKPILHPPPVSKSDIKPVPGVNGICRKTKKKHLKKSKTPEDVVRRYIQKVKNPPDE